The Leptospira meyeri genome contains a region encoding:
- a CDS encoding efflux RND transporter permease subunit codes for MNTPIDSNSLTSKIIRFSAHNKFLVLVVIGVMLIGSYYSMTNIPLDAIPDLSDTQVIVYSRWDRSPDIIEDQVTYPIITGLLGAPKVKVIRGFSDFGYSFVYVIFQDGTDIYWARSRVLEYLSRIQSRLPEGVQTELGPDATGVGWVFQYALVDKIGINSLADIRSFQDFKLRYLLNAIPGVSEVAGIGGFKKQYQITVNPIALQAYNISMESIVQKVRESNQETGARLMELSGAEYMIRGKGYIRNLSDIEEISLGTDTTGTPILVKNVAQVDLGPDLRRGISDLDGNGDTVGGIIVMRHGENALSVIEKIKEKIKEITPSLPEGLEIVTTYDRSSLIMNAITNLKEKLLEEMVVVSLVILVFLWHFPSAIVPILTIPISVLISFIPMYTFGIHSNIMSLSGIAISIGVLVDGAIVEVENAYKKLEEWESGGRVGDYHAVRLEALLEVGPSVFFSLLVIAVAFLPVFTLVDQEGRLFRPLAYSKNLAMAIAAILALTLDPAFRMLFTRMDPFTYKNKLLNKVATTLFVGKYYKEDNHPISKILFKYYEPACIWVLAHPKKVIATSVTLVLLTIPLYFHLGSEFMPPLYEESLLYMPTTLPGISVAEAERLMINMDRKLKNIPEVVRVFGKAGRSDTSTDSAPFSMMETVVSVKPQNEWRKKERFYSILPDFTHFLFRSFAPDRISREELIEIMDKEISFPGVSNAWTMPIKTRIDMLSTGLRTPIGIKIQGSSLEEIERLGIEIEGVLKSLPGVRSVFAERTAGGYFLDINLKREKLARYGITIASAQNIILTAIGGEPITQTIEGRERYTVNIRYPRALRENINQLKRILVPTLTDSHIPIGEIADLEFKTGPAMIRDENGFLTGYVYLDTGESDIGGFVEKAKLIVSESVKLPTGYTLLWTGQYENIIRVRERMMYVIPITLFIIFFLIYMNTSSYMKTMIVMCAVPFSLIGAVGLLFILDYQISIAVWVGMIALMGLDAETGVFMLLYLDLAHEDARKKGLLKNDNELKESILHGAVKRVRPKIMTVLCAMMGLLPIMWSTATGSDVMKRIAAPMVGGLVSSFALELLVYPAIYYLWKRRELSEL; via the coding sequence ATGAACACTCCCATTGATTCAAATTCGCTAACTTCTAAAATCATTCGTTTCTCCGCTCATAATAAATTTTTAGTATTAGTTGTAATCGGGGTAATGCTCATCGGCTCCTATTATTCGATGACTAATATTCCGCTTGATGCAATTCCTGATCTGTCGGATACGCAAGTCATAGTCTATTCTCGTTGGGATAGAAGTCCTGATATTATTGAAGATCAGGTTACTTACCCAATTATCACAGGCTTACTCGGTGCTCCGAAAGTGAAAGTTATTCGCGGGTTTTCCGACTTCGGCTATTCGTTTGTCTACGTTATCTTCCAAGATGGGACTGATATTTATTGGGCTAGATCTCGTGTATTAGAATACCTATCTCGAATTCAATCCAGGCTTCCAGAAGGTGTGCAAACTGAATTGGGCCCCGATGCTACTGGTGTTGGATGGGTTTTTCAATATGCCTTGGTAGACAAGATTGGAATAAACTCATTAGCCGATATTCGATCCTTTCAAGACTTTAAACTGCGTTACTTGTTAAACGCGATCCCGGGAGTTTCAGAGGTAGCAGGCATTGGCGGTTTCAAAAAACAATATCAAATCACTGTTAACCCAATTGCCTTGCAAGCGTATAACATTTCCATGGAATCGATTGTGCAAAAAGTTCGAGAATCTAATCAAGAGACTGGCGCACGTCTAATGGAATTGAGTGGTGCTGAGTATATGATCCGAGGCAAAGGATATATTCGTAACCTAAGCGACATAGAGGAGATTAGCTTAGGCACGGATACTACCGGAACACCAATTCTCGTAAAGAATGTTGCACAGGTAGATCTAGGCCCTGATTTGAGACGTGGTATTTCTGATTTAGACGGAAATGGAGACACCGTTGGTGGAATCATTGTTATGCGTCATGGTGAGAACGCTCTTTCGGTAATTGAAAAGATTAAAGAAAAGATTAAAGAAATAACTCCATCTCTCCCTGAAGGATTGGAAATAGTCACTACGTATGATCGTTCATCGCTCATTATGAATGCGATTACGAATCTAAAAGAAAAATTGCTCGAGGAAATGGTTGTAGTTTCTTTAGTTATCTTGGTTTTTCTATGGCATTTTCCTTCTGCAATTGTGCCTATTCTAACAATTCCAATTTCTGTTCTCATTTCGTTTATACCAATGTACACTTTCGGAATTCACTCGAATATAATGTCTCTTTCTGGCATTGCCATTTCCATTGGAGTTTTGGTAGATGGAGCAATTGTAGAAGTAGAAAATGCATACAAAAAATTAGAGGAGTGGGAGTCTGGTGGTCGAGTTGGCGATTACCATGCAGTCAGGCTTGAGGCGCTGTTAGAAGTAGGACCATCCGTATTTTTTTCACTGTTAGTTATCGCTGTCGCTTTTCTACCCGTTTTCACCTTAGTCGATCAAGAAGGAAGGCTTTTTCGCCCACTCGCATATTCGAAAAATTTGGCGATGGCAATCGCTGCTATTCTTGCTTTAACTCTCGATCCAGCCTTTCGAATGCTTTTTACAAGAATGGATCCATTTACTTATAAAAATAAATTATTAAATAAGGTCGCTACTACCTTATTCGTTGGAAAATACTACAAAGAAGACAATCATCCAATAAGTAAAATTCTATTTAAATACTACGAGCCGGCCTGCATTTGGGTTTTAGCGCACCCGAAAAAAGTAATCGCTACCTCAGTAACTTTAGTATTACTAACAATACCTTTGTATTTTCATCTTGGTTCTGAATTTATGCCACCACTATATGAAGAGTCATTACTTTATATGCCAACAACGCTTCCTGGAATCTCAGTTGCTGAAGCAGAGCGGCTTATGATAAATATGGACAGAAAGTTAAAAAATATTCCCGAAGTAGTGCGCGTGTTTGGTAAAGCCGGACGATCTGATACCTCAACAGATAGTGCACCATTCTCCATGATGGAGACGGTTGTTTCCGTAAAGCCTCAAAATGAATGGAGGAAAAAAGAAAGATTTTATTCGATATTGCCAGACTTCACTCATTTTTTATTTAGAAGCTTCGCACCAGATCGAATTTCCAGAGAAGAATTAATAGAAATCATGGACAAAGAAATTTCTTTTCCTGGTGTGTCTAACGCCTGGACCATGCCAATTAAAACTAGGATTGATATGTTGTCTACTGGACTGCGAACCCCAATAGGAATAAAGATACAAGGATCGTCGCTTGAAGAAATTGAACGATTAGGTATAGAGATCGAAGGAGTTTTAAAGTCTCTTCCTGGAGTTAGGTCTGTATTTGCTGAACGAACAGCCGGCGGTTATTTTTTAGATATCAATTTAAAACGAGAGAAATTAGCCCGCTATGGAATCACGATTGCGAGTGCACAAAATATCATTTTGACCGCTATCGGGGGAGAACCAATTACTCAAACAATAGAAGGGAGAGAACGGTATACTGTAAATATCCGTTATCCAAGGGCGCTAAGGGAGAATATAAACCAGCTAAAACGAATATTAGTTCCAACGCTCACAGATTCTCATATTCCTATCGGCGAAATAGCTGACCTTGAATTTAAAACAGGTCCTGCTATGATCCGAGATGAAAATGGATTTCTCACCGGCTATGTATACTTAGACACAGGCGAATCTGATATAGGTGGTTTTGTAGAAAAAGCCAAACTTATAGTATCCGAATCAGTGAAACTTCCGACTGGTTATACTCTACTCTGGACTGGTCAGTATGAAAACATCATTCGAGTAAGAGAGAGAATGATGTATGTAATACCTATTACCCTCTTTATTATTTTCTTTCTAATCTATATGAATACAAGTTCTTACATGAAGACAATGATTGTCATGTGTGCGGTTCCTTTTTCCCTTATTGGGGCTGTAGGACTTTTATTTATTTTGGATTATCAAATCTCGATCGCCGTCTGGGTGGGAATGATTGCGCTTATGGGACTAGACGCTGAAACGGGCGTATTCATGCTGTTATATCTTGATTTGGCACATGAAGACGCAAGAAAGAAAGGACTTTTGAAAAATGACAATGAACTAAAAGAATCCATCTTACACGGTGCAGTAAAAAGAGTTCGTCCCAAAATCATGACTGTACTCTGTGCGATGATGGGGTTACTCCCAATTATGTGGTCAACAGCGACAGGCTCAGATGTAATGAAACGAATTGCTGCCCCGATGGTCGGAGGTCTTGTTTCAAGCTTTGCATTAGAGCTTTTGGTTTATCCTGCCATTTATTATTTATGGAAACGAAGGGAATTGAGCGAGCTTTGA
- a CDS encoding class I SAM-dependent methyltransferase yields MNDKKEFIPALGYEWLTGFYDLTIKLTMPEKKFRTKLIDELKPKNDEAILEFGFGTGQNIILAHERNAKAKLSGLDIDPKVREIAQYKIKKLGFDIPLDLYDGTVFPYAENSFDKVFSSLVFHQLDVETKLACLKEIYRVLKPNGQLLIGDWGKAKSRMMRLAFYIVQLLDGFKTTNDNVNGLLPKFIEQAGFRNVAETDFINTKIGTYSYYKAEK; encoded by the coding sequence ATGAACGACAAAAAAGAATTTATACCAGCCTTAGGCTACGAATGGTTAACCGGTTTCTATGACCTAACAATTAAGTTAACTATGCCTGAGAAAAAATTTAGAACAAAACTCATAGATGAGTTAAAACCAAAGAACGACGAAGCTATTTTAGAATTTGGTTTTGGAACAGGGCAAAATATTATTCTTGCCCACGAGCGTAATGCGAAAGCTAAACTAAGTGGTCTTGATATTGATCCAAAAGTAAGAGAAATTGCTCAATATAAAATCAAGAAACTAGGTTTTGACATACCTCTAGATCTTTACGATGGAACAGTTTTTCCGTATGCTGAAAACTCCTTTGATAAAGTATTCAGTTCGTTAGTATTCCATCAGCTTGATGTAGAAACTAAATTAGCTTGCTTGAAAGAAATTTACCGAGTCCTGAAACCAAATGGACAGCTGCTTATCGGTGACTGGGGAAAAGCAAAATCCAGAATGATGCGGCTTGCATTTTATATTGTCCAACTTCTGGACGGCTTTAAAACAACAAACGACAATGTAAATGGACTTTTACCAAAGTTTATAGAGCAAGCAGGATTTAGAAATGTAGCAGAGACTGATTTTATCAATACCAAAATTGGAACTTACTCTTATTATAAAGCAGAAAAATAG
- a CDS encoding LIC13259/LIC11441 family protein, translated as MNTIFKTMLIWIICLFTTQAWAHDGKTTKVMEEMIKFHEALVKETSGKIDTKNLTELLTKGSDDKKDNEVFKKAIPLAEKLGKAESLQDKKNAYSLLVDGLASVVGHHDKSKANLFYCPMEKKKWIAKGDNIVNPYLKDMRDCGEKL; from the coding sequence ATGAATACAATATTTAAAACAATGTTAATATGGATTATATGCCTTTTTACAACACAGGCATGGGCACATGACGGTAAGACAACAAAAGTCATGGAAGAGATGATAAAATTTCATGAAGCACTAGTAAAAGAAACTTCCGGTAAAATTGACACAAAAAATTTGACCGAACTTCTTACAAAAGGGTCGGATGATAAAAAAGACAATGAAGTTTTTAAAAAAGCAATTCCTCTTGCGGAAAAATTAGGTAAAGCAGAAAGCTTGCAAGATAAAAAGAATGCATACTCTTTATTAGTCGATGGATTAGCATCTGTTGTCGGACATCACGATAAATCAAAAGCAAATCTATTCTATTGCCCAATGGAAAAAAAGAAATGGATTGCTAAAGGGGATAACATAGTGAATCCGTATTTGAAGGATATGAGGGATTGCGGAGAAAAGTTGTAA
- a CDS encoding adenylate/guanylate cyclase domain-containing protein: MKELIEFHFTELKQNLSFSKFSIIASLIISIFILHTLSIKGNNEIWTAISMRLYYFPILYAVIFFGFIASAGVSFLVASAHLFTMISAKNHFHTVMLEHFVETPFLVILGLSAGYFRDVLIFEKNKKNVILDLFGKYVSPQIVDDIINKNINTEGEEKEVVILFCDIKDFTKLAERLKPTDLIFLLNRFFVEMIDIILRNNGYLDKFIGDALMVVFGIPEAKSEDNETAVKIAVEMIKRLKQLNGENYFGNEKLEITIGIHFGKVVAGNVGSSERKEYTIIGDNVNLSARIQGLNKFYNSSLLITDTVYQRIKNKCSNIREIDSVRVKGKTNSCKIYEVYSHLGIEEIISKENNRTCFLDGLAHFRSGNFPQAKMFFEDAYFQNPNDYVCKLYLDRIEILKNGNVDDWDGIYDFKVK, translated from the coding sequence ATGAAAGAATTAATTGAATTTCATTTTACCGAATTAAAGCAAAATCTAAGTTTCTCAAAATTCTCAATCATTGCTTCTTTAATAATCTCAATTTTCATTTTACATACATTATCAATCAAAGGCAATAATGAAATCTGGACAGCGATTTCCATGAGATTGTATTATTTTCCTATACTATATGCTGTAATCTTTTTTGGATTTATCGCTAGCGCTGGTGTCAGTTTTCTTGTGGCTTCTGCACATCTATTCACAATGATTTCCGCAAAAAATCATTTTCACACAGTGATGTTGGAGCATTTTGTTGAAACTCCATTTCTTGTCATATTAGGATTATCTGCTGGATATTTCAGAGATGTTTTGATATTCGAAAAAAATAAAAAGAATGTAATCTTAGATCTATTTGGAAAGTATGTATCACCTCAAATAGTAGATGATATAATTAACAAAAATATCAATACCGAAGGAGAAGAGAAAGAGGTAGTTATTTTATTTTGTGATATTAAGGATTTCACAAAATTAGCAGAAAGATTAAAGCCTACAGATTTAATCTTTCTGCTAAATCGGTTTTTCGTCGAAATGATTGATATCATTTTACGCAATAATGGCTATCTAGACAAATTTATCGGAGATGCTCTTATGGTCGTTTTTGGAATACCAGAAGCTAAATCTGAAGATAATGAAACTGCTGTTAAAATTGCAGTTGAAATGATAAAGAGATTGAAGCAGCTTAACGGCGAAAATTACTTTGGGAATGAAAAACTAGAAATAACTATCGGAATTCATTTTGGAAAGGTGGTTGCAGGTAATGTTGGTTCATCGGAAAGAAAAGAGTATACGATTATCGGAGATAATGTAAATCTTTCGGCCCGAATACAGGGTTTGAATAAGTTTTATAATTCTTCATTATTGATTACTGATACCGTCTATCAACGTATAAAAAACAAATGTTCTAATATAAGAGAAATAGATTCAGTACGAGTGAAGGGAAAAACGAATTCATGCAAAATATATGAAGTTTATTCGCATTTGGGCATTGAAGAAATTATCAGTAAAGAAAATAATCGAACTTGCTTTTTGGACGGGCTTGCACACTTCAGAAGTGGCAATTTTCCTCAAGCTAAGATGTTTTTCGAAGATGCTTACTTTCAAAATCCAAACGACTATGTATGTAAGTTATATCTAGATAGGATAGAAATTTTGAAAAATGGCAATGTTGATGATTGGGATGGAATTTATGATTTTAAAGTTAAATAA
- a CDS encoding efflux RND transporter periplasmic adaptor subunit — protein MKLFFCDILKTIFVAILFSIFVLCNKTEQKPVINEHASHETKTRQLPTEAVRDTDLEISNQLTLSEREIRMAEVEAVPAKRIQLTSQLKSFGKIQINEETYTTITSRIDGYINKIFANFTGVEVKKGDHILEIYSPDLILAQNELLLSQDMESMPDLASSAKQRLLRLGITDLQIENLIKTKKIQEGVKIYSPVSGTVIEKMALEKAAVKPGDTLFKLSNLESVWAEIDIYESEYPFIRYGQSVSITAESFPGEKFKGRIWLIKPAVSEESRTIKVIVNISNKNRRLKPGMYVSANISVPVLSNGKAAPSGVEGKYTCPQHPEIIRDTRGQCPICGMTLVQIPKIDLDDRNASKYVLVIPASAVLDTGIRKIIYVEKSAGVYESREIILGAKAGDYYPILGGLEENEKVVVRGTFLLDSQFQIKGLPSVMNETGKKQDIKHSH, from the coding sequence ATGAAATTATTTTTTTGTGATATATTAAAGACAATTTTTGTAGCGATTTTATTTTCGATTTTTGTCCTATGCAACAAAACAGAACAAAAACCAGTGATCAATGAACATGCTAGCCATGAAACTAAAACGAGACAATTACCAACCGAAGCCGTTAGGGATACAGACTTAGAAATATCAAACCAACTTACATTAAGCGAAAGAGAAATTAGAATGGCAGAAGTGGAAGCAGTTCCTGCAAAGAGAATACAGCTCACTTCTCAGCTGAAATCATTTGGGAAAATTCAAATCAATGAAGAAACTTATACAACTATCACGAGCAGAATTGATGGGTATATCAACAAAATCTTTGCAAATTTTACAGGCGTAGAAGTAAAAAAGGGAGATCATATTCTCGAAATATACAGCCCGGATTTGATTCTTGCGCAAAATGAATTATTATTATCTCAGGACATGGAGTCCATGCCTGATCTTGCCTCTTCTGCGAAGCAGAGACTTCTCAGATTAGGAATCACTGATTTACAAATTGAAAATTTAATTAAAACAAAGAAGATTCAGGAAGGTGTAAAAATCTATTCTCCCGTTTCTGGAACCGTTATCGAAAAAATGGCTTTGGAAAAGGCAGCTGTAAAACCCGGCGATACACTTTTTAAGTTATCAAACTTAGAGTCTGTTTGGGCAGAAATTGATATCTATGAATCAGAATATCCATTTATACGTTATGGGCAATCTGTCTCAATTACCGCCGAGAGTTTTCCAGGAGAAAAATTCAAAGGAAGAATTTGGCTCATTAAACCTGCGGTTTCAGAAGAATCCAGAACGATTAAAGTGATCGTGAATATTTCCAATAAAAATAGAAGATTGAAACCCGGTATGTATGTAAGTGCAAACATTAGCGTACCTGTTTTATCAAATGGAAAAGCGGCTCCTTCTGGTGTGGAAGGTAAATATACATGCCCCCAACATCCCGAAATCATTCGTGATACCCGAGGTCAATGTCCTATTTGCGGAATGACTCTAGTGCAAATTCCTAAGATTGATTTGGATGATAGGAATGCTAGTAAATATGTACTAGTAATTCCTGCGTCGGCTGTACTTGATACGGGAATTCGTAAAATCATTTACGTTGAAAAATCTGCAGGAGTATATGAATCGCGAGAAATAATTCTAGGAGCAAAAGCTGGAGATTATTATCCCATCTTAGGTGGTCTGGAAGAAAATGAAAAGGTAGTAGTAAGGGGTACTTTTCTTTTGGATAGTCAGTTCCAAATCAAAGGTCTTCCAAGTGTTATGAATGAAACCGGCAAAAAACAAGATATAAAACATTCGCATTAA
- a CDS encoding efflux RND transporter permease subunit — translation MNLLNKLIEWCLKNGFLVSLFGIAIVGAGYYAMINTPVDAIPDIGEKQVIVFADWPGRSPQDIDNQVTYPLSISLSGTPGVKTIRSMSGLGFSMLFVIFKDEVDYYWARSRVLERLNVAQQRLPVGVIPVLGPDATALGQVYWYTVEAEGFDLAELRSVQDWFIRYQLNSVEGVSEVATVGGFVKQYQINVNPDKLRAYKVSHIDLYESVMRSNLDVSAKVIEKAGMEYFIRGVGFIKSIEDIENIVVKEEEGTPVFVRNVATVTIGPDFRRGSLDKGGVEAVGGIVLMRYGANPQEVVDEVKKRINLISVSLPKKTLANGKVSQVKIVPFYDRTIIVKETLDTLKDALLEESILCSIVILVFLMHVRSTISVLVTFPLAFALCFILMYFFKIDSNIMSLAGLAIAIGDVGDMGIIMTENIYRHIANGDNQKSHFQKVYEGTTEVAGAIITAVSNTIFSFIPVFFLTDQEGKLFRPLAFTKTFAISASVILAITVVPTICLHLFKPSKFSKEISRLIAAGIGFLSIFISKLALTQLDIGKYSGWPIAITIGCIIGLLVSRMLQEKFLPMEENGVAKFIGKYYSISLRWVLGHKIVFMILPILILVTGISIWSRTGNEFMPPLDEGSILYMPTLLPQAGLSEAVSINSKQDLAIGAVPEVHSVVGKIGRSGSALDPAPISMVETIINLKPESEWRKIPVQRWFSGLPKFLKAPLVFLFPEERQITKNEILKDIQERSSIPGVIPTFLQPIQARIVMLQTGFRAMMGVKIYGKDLKEIEKIGLQMEDILKSVPGTVDVIADRIVGKPYLEFNIDRVKIARYGINIKDVQDAIEIAIGGMNVTETVEERERYPVQIRYLREFRNDIPELEKIFVPTINKSTQIPLSQLVTIKSVLGPQEIKGEKGLLTGYVTLNTRDRDEIGVVEDAEKALQGALRAGHLIIPAGYYWEWSGQFENQRRATARMKIVIPVCLFLMFLMLYMGFERKWIAFIIYFGVLVSASGGFIMLSLWHVNLSVAVWVGFLVLFGVVDDDGVVISTYLESIFKNAKFNNIDEIREAVLQGGLKRIRPCLMTAATTIFGLAPIFWSNGRGSDIMQPMAIPSVGGMLISIVTLFIVPCLFCAVEEWKWKRSGVTN, via the coding sequence ATGAATCTATTAAATAAACTCATCGAATGGTGTCTTAAAAACGGATTTTTAGTTTCTCTTTTTGGTATTGCGATCGTAGGTGCAGGTTATTATGCAATGATCAATACTCCTGTGGATGCAATACCAGATATTGGTGAGAAACAGGTGATTGTATTTGCAGATTGGCCGGGTCGTTCGCCACAAGATATTGATAATCAAGTGACATATCCGCTTTCTATTAGCCTTAGTGGAACTCCTGGAGTAAAAACAATTCGTTCCATGTCGGGACTTGGATTCTCCATGCTTTTTGTCATTTTTAAGGATGAAGTGGATTACTATTGGGCTAGGTCTCGTGTATTAGAAAGACTCAATGTAGCTCAACAAAGATTACCTGTCGGAGTGATTCCAGTTCTTGGTCCAGATGCAACTGCTCTGGGACAGGTATATTGGTACACAGTAGAAGCAGAAGGTTTTGATCTGGCGGAGTTACGTTCAGTTCAAGACTGGTTCATCCGTTATCAATTAAATTCTGTTGAAGGTGTCTCTGAAGTCGCAACAGTTGGAGGGTTTGTAAAACAATACCAGATCAATGTTAATCCAGATAAGCTCCGAGCTTACAAAGTTTCTCATATAGATTTATATGAATCTGTAATGCGTTCTAATCTCGATGTGAGTGCGAAGGTGATTGAAAAAGCTGGAATGGAATATTTCATTCGTGGTGTTGGGTTTATTAAGTCAATTGAAGATATTGAAAATATAGTAGTAAAGGAAGAAGAAGGCACTCCTGTCTTTGTTCGAAATGTTGCAACAGTAACAATAGGTCCTGATTTTAGAAGGGGTTCACTTGATAAAGGGGGAGTTGAAGCAGTTGGTGGCATTGTTCTTATGCGATATGGAGCCAATCCACAAGAAGTAGTTGATGAAGTCAAAAAGAGAATCAATTTGATTTCAGTAAGCCTTCCTAAAAAAACTCTAGCGAATGGGAAAGTGTCCCAGGTAAAGATCGTTCCATTCTATGACAGGACAATTATTGTAAAGGAAACTTTAGATACTTTAAAAGATGCACTTTTGGAAGAATCAATTCTTTGTAGTATTGTAATTTTAGTTTTTCTAATGCATGTAAGAAGTACAATATCTGTTCTCGTTACATTTCCTTTAGCCTTTGCATTGTGCTTTATACTCATGTATTTTTTTAAAATTGATTCCAATATCATGTCGCTTGCAGGTCTAGCCATCGCAATAGGTGACGTGGGTGATATGGGCATTATAATGACAGAAAATATATACCGACATATAGCAAATGGAGATAATCAAAAATCTCATTTTCAAAAAGTATATGAAGGTACAACTGAAGTTGCAGGAGCAATTATAACAGCAGTCTCAAATACAATATTTTCCTTTATCCCTGTTTTTTTTCTAACAGATCAAGAAGGTAAATTATTTCGTCCACTTGCATTTACAAAAACCTTTGCCATAAGTGCATCGGTAATATTAGCAATTACGGTTGTCCCCACGATTTGTTTGCATCTATTTAAACCTTCAAAATTCTCAAAGGAAATTTCTAGATTGATAGCTGCTGGAATTGGCTTTCTTTCAATTTTTATTTCAAAATTAGCTTTAACGCAATTAGATATCGGCAAATATTCAGGATGGCCAATCGCTATTACTATCGGTTGCATTATCGGATTACTCGTTAGCAGAATGTTGCAGGAAAAGTTTCTTCCTATGGAAGAAAATGGAGTCGCAAAATTTATTGGAAAATACTATTCCATTTCACTTCGCTGGGTTCTTGGGCATAAAATTGTTTTTATGATTTTACCGATTTTGATTTTGGTAACAGGAATCTCTATTTGGTCCAGGACAGGCAATGAATTTATGCCTCCCCTTGATGAAGGCTCTATTCTGTATATGCCCACCTTACTGCCGCAAGCTGGACTCTCTGAAGCAGTATCAATAAATAGTAAACAAGATTTAGCGATTGGAGCTGTTCCTGAAGTTCACTCTGTTGTAGGGAAGATTGGTCGATCTGGATCAGCTCTCGACCCCGCTCCAATTAGCATGGTTGAAACTATAATCAATTTGAAACCTGAATCAGAGTGGAGGAAAATTCCAGTGCAGAGGTGGTTTTCGGGATTACCAAAATTTTTGAAAGCACCGCTTGTTTTTCTTTTTCCGGAGGAAAGACAAATTACTAAAAATGAAATCCTAAAAGATATCCAAGAACGTTCTTCCATCCCAGGTGTAATTCCTACATTTCTACAACCAATTCAAGCTCGGATTGTCATGCTACAGACGGGATTTCGAGCAATGATGGGTGTGAAAATTTACGGTAAGGATTTGAAAGAAATCGAAAAGATCGGATTGCAGATGGAAGACATTCTGAAGTCAGTGCCTGGGACTGTAGATGTGATTGCTGATAGAATCGTAGGGAAACCTTATTTGGAATTTAATATTGATAGAGTAAAGATTGCTAGGTATGGTATTAATATTAAAGATGTTCAGGATGCTATCGAAATTGCAATCGGTGGTATGAACGTCACTGAAACAGTAGAAGAAAGAGAAAGATATCCTGTCCAAATTCGCTACTTGAGAGAGTTCAGAAATGATATTCCGGAACTTGAAAAAATATTCGTTCCTACTATTAATAAATCTACGCAAATACCTTTATCTCAATTGGTAACCATAAAAAGTGTTTTAGGTCCGCAAGAAATCAAAGGTGAGAAGGGATTGCTTACCGGTTATGTGACTTTGAATACTCGAGACAGAGATGAAATTGGTGTTGTAGAAGATGCCGAAAAGGCTCTTCAAGGTGCGTTGCGTGCTGGTCACTTAATCATACCTGCCGGTTATTATTGGGAATGGTCTGGTCAGTTTGAGAATCAAAGACGAGCAACAGCTCGAATGAAAATCGTAATTCCTGTTTGTTTATTTCTTATGTTTTTGATGTTATATATGGGTTTTGAAAGAAAGTGGATCGCCTTCATTATTTATTTTGGAGTCCTTGTATCCGCATCTGGTGGATTCATAATGCTTTCCTTATGGCATGTAAATTTATCTGTTGCAGTTTGGGTCGGATTTCTAGTTCTCTTTGGTGTAGTGGATGATGATGGAGTTGTCATCTCTACTTACCTCGAAAGCATATTTAAAAATGCAAAATTCAATAATATAGATGAAATTCGAGAAGCAGTTTTGCAGGGAGGGTTGAAAAGAATTCGTCCCTGTCTAATGACCGCAGCTACTACAATTTTTGGACTTGCCCCTATTTTTTGGTCAAATGGAAGGGGATCTGATATCATGCAACCAATGGCAATACCATCGGTCGGTGGAATGTTGATCAGCATAGTAACACTATTCATTGTTCCATGTTTATTTTGCGCGGTCGAAGAATGGAAATGGAAAAGAAGCGGAGTGACAAATTAA